The Polynucleobacter necessarius genome has a window encoding:
- a CDS encoding MBL fold metallo-hydrolase, which produces MLNPIKVAPHTYFVQGRAELGSSENQNFISNAGFVVTPKGVVVIDALGSPVLAKKLIQEISKVTKQKIIAVVVTHYHADHVYGLQEFKKIGAKIYAQGEGRNYLSSETAKQRLIASRVDFAPRVNDQTKLLPADIWIDKQLKLNIGGVEFLISRVGPAHAPEDLLVYIPSEEVLFAGDLVFRGRIPFVGNADSKGWLKALDEFEKFKPKVVIPGHGPQSINPIEDIRFTRDYLRYLRESMTKSAVNMDPFKEAYRQTDWSEYEGMPLFRAANRMNAYNVYLSIQAE; this is translated from the coding sequence TTGCTAAATCCCATTAAAGTAGCGCCACATACTTACTTCGTTCAAGGTAGGGCAGAATTAGGTAGCAGCGAAAATCAAAACTTTATCTCTAATGCAGGTTTCGTTGTAACCCCTAAGGGAGTGGTTGTCATAGATGCCTTGGGCTCTCCAGTCCTTGCGAAAAAGTTGATTCAAGAGATTTCAAAAGTTACTAAGCAAAAAATTATTGCTGTTGTGGTGACTCATTACCATGCCGACCATGTGTATGGATTGCAGGAATTTAAAAAGATTGGCGCAAAGATTTATGCGCAAGGGGAGGGTAGAAACTATCTTTCCTCCGAAACGGCAAAACAACGTTTAATTGCTTCGCGGGTTGATTTTGCCCCGCGGGTCAATGATCAAACAAAATTATTACCAGCAGATATTTGGATTGATAAACAATTAAAGTTAAATATCGGCGGAGTTGAGTTTTTAATTAGCCGAGTAGGCCCAGCCCATGCTCCAGAAGATCTATTGGTTTACATTCCGTCAGAGGAAGTCCTTTTTGCTGGAGATTTGGTTTTCCGTGGCCGCATTCCTTTTGTGGGCAATGCGGATAGCAAGGGGTGGCTAAAAGCCTTAGATGAGTTTGAGAAATTTAAACCCAAGGTAGTTATACCGGGGCATGGGCCTCAATCCATCAATCCCATCGAAGATATCCGCTTTACGAGGGATTATTTGAGATATTTGCGTGAATCGATGACGAAGTCCGCTGTAAATATGGATCCTTTTAAGGAGGCTTATCGGCAGACTGATTGGTCGGAATACGAAGGAATGCCCTTATTTAGAGCTGCAAACCGCATGAATGCCTATAACGTTTACCTGTCGATTCAGGCGGAATAA
- a CDS encoding DsrE family protein: protein MKKYLSLAASILIACSTLVSQHAFAAGSSVVYHIDDAQTQGIKGLRNVRNHLDVAPDTTIIVVTHANGVDILMEGAKDKKNNIEYAPLVGALKSRGVRFEVCEITLKNRNLKKDQFILDADFTPSGVARIGDLQFKDHFAYIKP, encoded by the coding sequence ATGAAAAAATATCTATCTTTAGCTGCATCAATTCTTATTGCTTGTTCTACGTTGGTTTCTCAGCATGCATTTGCTGCTGGTTCAAGCGTTGTCTATCACATTGATGATGCTCAGACCCAAGGCATTAAAGGTTTAAGGAATGTACGCAACCATCTGGATGTGGCGCCAGACACCACAATTATTGTTGTTACCCATGCAAACGGGGTTGATATCTTAATGGAGGGCGCCAAGGATAAGAAGAACAATATTGAATACGCCCCTCTGGTTGGTGCATTGAAGTCTCGCGGTGTTCGCTTTGAAGTTTGTGAGATTACTTTAAAAAATAGAAATCTTAAAAAGGATCAATTCATTCTAGATGCCGACTTCACTCCATCGGGTGTAGCAAGAATTGGTGATCTTCAATTTAAAGATCATTTTGCTTACATTAAGCCGTAA
- the soxB gene encoding thiosulfohydrolase SoxB — MSLNRREFLQALAIVSAGGMSLQSNFASALTSAQKFYDLPKFGNVHFLHFTDCHAQLLPIYFREPNVNLGIGAQEGKTPHLVGEHFLKANGIKPGTRDAHAFTYLDYVAAAQNYGKVGGFAHMATLIKQIKSSRPGALLLDGGDTWQGSGTALWTNGQDMVDAALLLGVDVMTPHWEMTLGEKRVMEIVNGDFKGKVSFVAQNIKTADFGDSVFNPYVMKVQNGVQVAVIGQAFPYTPIANPRYFTPDWTFGIQEENLQKTINEVKAKGAKVVVLLSHNGMDVDLKMASRVTGLDAIMGGHTHDGVPIPVKVKNAGGVTLVTNAGSNTKFLGVLDFDVKGGKPVDFRYKLFPIFSNMIPADPAMNKLIQKIRAPYEAKLNEKLATTEGLLYRRGNFNGSFDQLILDGLMAQKNAEIAFSPGFRWGTSLLPGQPITRENLLDQTAITYPYTTVTNMTGEMIKTILEDVADNLFNPDPYYQQGGDMVRVGGMQYTIDPAASAGKRISDMRLNGKDIDPSKTYKVAGWAPVSEEAKNAGGEAIWDVIERHLRDVKVVKAVQLNEPIIKGVKNNPGMVALK; from the coding sequence ATGTCTTTAAATCGTCGCGAGTTTTTGCAAGCATTGGCTATTGTCTCAGCAGGCGGCATGAGTTTGCAATCCAATTTTGCAAGCGCCCTAACCAGTGCGCAAAAATTCTATGATTTGCCGAAATTCGGTAATGTGCACTTCCTGCATTTCACTGATTGCCATGCGCAACTTCTACCAATTTATTTCCGTGAGCCTAATGTCAATCTTGGTATTGGTGCTCAAGAAGGCAAAACCCCACACTTGGTCGGCGAACATTTTTTAAAGGCAAATGGAATTAAACCTGGTACACGTGATGCACATGCCTTCACTTACCTTGATTACGTAGCGGCAGCGCAGAACTACGGAAAAGTTGGTGGCTTTGCCCACATGGCAACTTTGATTAAACAAATCAAATCTAGCCGTCCTGGCGCATTGCTATTAGACGGTGGTGATACTTGGCAGGGTTCAGGTACGGCGCTTTGGACTAATGGCCAGGATATGGTTGATGCAGCACTCCTCTTAGGCGTTGATGTTATGACTCCACACTGGGAAATGACTCTCGGTGAGAAGCGCGTCATGGAGATTGTGAATGGCGACTTCAAAGGCAAAGTGTCTTTCGTTGCTCAAAATATTAAAACTGCAGACTTTGGTGACTCAGTATTTAATCCTTATGTCATGAAAGTGCAAAACGGCGTTCAAGTTGCCGTAATTGGCCAAGCATTCCCATACACACCAATTGCTAACCCACGTTATTTCACTCCTGATTGGACTTTTGGTATCCAGGAAGAGAATCTTCAAAAGACCATTAATGAGGTTAAGGCTAAGGGTGCAAAAGTGGTTGTCTTGCTCTCACATAACGGTATGGATGTTGACTTAAAAATGGCATCCCGTGTTACCGGTTTAGATGCCATTATGGGAGGTCATACCCATGATGGAGTTCCAATTCCTGTCAAGGTAAAGAATGCTGGTGGCGTAACTTTGGTGACCAATGCTGGCTCGAATACCAAGTTCTTAGGTGTGTTGGACTTTGATGTAAAGGGTGGAAAACCGGTAGATTTCCGTTATAAGCTCTTCCCAATCTTCTCCAATATGATCCCTGCTGATCCTGCAATGAATAAGCTGATTCAAAAAATCAGGGCACCATATGAAGCTAAGCTCAATGAAAAATTGGCGACAACAGAAGGTCTCTTGTACCGTCGTGGTAATTTCAATGGTAGCTTTGACCAATTGATCTTGGATGGCCTCATGGCTCAGAAGAATGCGGAAATTGCATTCTCACCAGGTTTCCGTTGGGGAACTAGCTTGCTGCCAGGTCAACCAATTACCCGTGAAAACTTATTGGATCAAACGGCTATTACTTATCCATACACCACGGTTACGAACATGACCGGTGAAATGATTAAGACGATTCTTGAGGATGTGGCGGATAACCTATTTAATCCTGATCCGTATTATCAGCAGGGTGGTGATATGGTTCGTGTCGGTGGCATGCAATACACCATTGATCCGGCTGCATCTGCCGGCAAGCGTATTAGCGATATGCGTCTCAATGGCAAGGACATCGATCCAAGCAAGACTTATAAAGTTGCCGGCTGGGCTCCTGTAAGCGAAGAGGCGAAGAATGCTGGTGGCGAGGCGATTTGGGACGTCATTGAGCGTCATCTTCGAGATGTCAAAGTGGTCAAAGCAGTTCAGCTAAATGAGCCAATCATCAAGGGCGTTAAAAATAATCCCGGTATGGTTGCGCTTAAATAA
- the soxX gene encoding sulfur oxidation c-type cytochrome SoxX, which translates to MKNKLSILAFTLLAVAGTVSAATPFEKMMSNSFEAKGQAGLDRLDQDAAQKFCSNPVNLDGGGDPKVREKIQKENLAMIKQPSDGKYIGDWKSGEKIAQSGRGATWRDKPGSVNGGGCYNCHQISPKEISYGNIGPSLTGYGKLRGYSKEVVAYTWNRINNSKAYNVCSNMPRFGHFKLLNEKQMQDVMALLLDPESPVNK; encoded by the coding sequence ATGAAAAACAAATTATCAATTTTGGCGTTTACGCTCCTAGCTGTAGCAGGTACTGTTAGTGCTGCTACCCCTTTTGAAAAGATGATGTCTAACAGTTTTGAGGCTAAAGGGCAGGCGGGATTAGACCGCTTAGATCAAGATGCGGCTCAAAAGTTTTGCTCAAACCCTGTAAATCTCGATGGTGGTGGAGATCCCAAGGTTCGTGAAAAGATTCAAAAAGAAAACCTGGCTATGATCAAGCAGCCATCCGATGGTAAATATATCGGTGACTGGAAGAGTGGTGAAAAGATTGCCCAAAGCGGCCGAGGCGCAACCTGGCGTGATAAACCGGGGTCTGTGAATGGTGGTGGTTGCTATAACTGTCATCAAATTTCTCCAAAAGAAATTTCTTATGGAAATATTGGCCCGTCACTCACTGGTTATGGCAAATTGCGTGGTTACTCTAAAGAGGTTGTTGCCTACACTTGGAATCGTATTAACAATTCCAAGGCATATAACGTATGTAGCAATATGCCTCGTTTCGGGCACTTCAAACTCTTAAATGAAAAACAAATGCAGGATGTCATGGCATTGCTCTTAGATCCAGAGTCGCCTGTTAACAAGTAA
- the soxA gene encoding sulfur oxidation c-type cytochrome SoxA — protein MKTRILYGVIIGLFAVLQGCSSPAKNEASTAATPTGGAPTDEIEKYRAMIADGNPADLYEAAGEDIWKKPMGPKNVSLQKCDLGMGPGVVKGAYTQLPKYFKDTNQVQDLESRLVTCMTKLQGYDANEIIKAGFSKGKRKNLEAVVAYVVAESKGMPINVVAKHPKEKQAYQMGKQSFFYQGGPMDFSCASCHASNGKRIRLQDLPNLTVEKGAALGWGYWPAYRVSSGTFWTMQRRLNDCYRQQRFPEPIYISEDTIAVSMYMAVNAKGGTMNAPGLKR, from the coding sequence ATGAAAACACGCATTTTATATGGCGTCATTATTGGCCTATTTGCAGTATTGCAGGGCTGTTCTAGTCCTGCAAAAAATGAGGCTTCTACAGCCGCTACTCCAACTGGAGGGGCTCCAACTGACGAAATCGAAAAATATCGCGCAATGATTGCCGATGGTAACCCTGCTGATTTGTATGAGGCAGCTGGTGAGGATATTTGGAAAAAGCCCATGGGGCCTAAGAATGTATCTTTGCAAAAATGTGACTTAGGTATGGGTCCTGGTGTAGTTAAAGGCGCCTATACACAGTTGCCGAAATACTTTAAAGACACTAATCAAGTACAGGATTTGGAGTCTCGCCTTGTTACCTGCATGACCAAATTGCAAGGATATGATGCAAACGAGATCATCAAGGCAGGATTTAGCAAGGGCAAAAGAAAGAATCTAGAGGCTGTTGTGGCATATGTCGTCGCAGAGTCTAAGGGTATGCCGATTAATGTCGTTGCTAAGCACCCGAAAGAAAAACAGGCCTACCAAATGGGTAAGCAATCATTCTTCTATCAGGGTGGTCCAATGGATTTCTCCTGTGCATCATGCCACGCGTCTAATGGCAAACGCATTCGCTTACAGGACCTGCCTAATTTAACTGTTGAGAAGGGTGCTGCATTAGGCTGGGGTTACTGGCCCGCCTACCGTGTATCCAGCGGCACTTTCTGGACCATGCAACGTCGCTTAAACGACTGTTACCGTCAACAACGCTTCCCAGAGCCAATCTACATTTCCGAAGATACCATTGCAGTCTCCATGTATATGGCTGTAAATGCTAAGGGCGGAACCATGAATGCACCAGGACTGAAGCGTTAA
- the soxZ gene encoding thiosulfate oxidation carrier complex protein SoxZ: MADPMRVRAAENGGTVDVKILMKHDMESGQRKDPSGKVIPAWFISTINVKANGKDVFNGQFGPAVSKDPFLNFKYKGAKGDKIVVTWNDSKGDKRTDEATAS, translated from the coding sequence ATGGCTGATCCAATGCGCGTAAGAGCTGCTGAAAACGGCGGTACTGTAGATGTAAAAATTTTGATGAAGCATGATATGGAGTCCGGTCAGCGGAAAGACCCATCAGGTAAGGTTATCCCAGCTTGGTTTATCAGCACAATCAATGTCAAAGCCAATGGCAAAGATGTATTCAATGGTCAATTTGGCCCAGCAGTATCTAAAGACCCTTTCTTGAACTTTAAGTACAAGGGTGCTAAGGGCGACAAGATTGTTGTGACTTGGAACGATAGCAAAGGCGACAAACGTACTGATGAAGCTACGGCTTCTTAA
- the soxY gene encoding thiosulfate oxidation carrier protein SoxY yields the protein MNQQRRSLMKYSAVFGLMTSAGLISTAQAQEWNKATFEGKGIDDVFKILGADSPDKSSAVTLNAPDIAENGAVVPVGITSTLKAEQMAILVEKNPSSLAAQFFIPAGTDSFVTTRIKMGQTSNVYGLVKADGKWLMAVKEVKVTLGGCGG from the coding sequence ATGAATCAGCAGCGACGCAGTTTGATGAAGTATTCAGCAGTATTTGGCCTAATGACTTCTGCAGGTCTTATTAGCACTGCTCAAGCTCAAGAGTGGAACAAAGCCACTTTTGAAGGCAAAGGTATCGATGATGTATTCAAGATCTTGGGCGCTGATAGTCCAGATAAATCATCTGCAGTGACTTTGAATGCTCCGGATATCGCTGAAAATGGTGCAGTTGTTCCTGTTGGAATCACTTCTACCCTTAAGGCTGAGCAAATGGCTATCTTGGTTGAAAAGAACCCAAGCTCACTTGCAGCTCAATTCTTTATTCCTGCCGGCACAGATTCATTTGTGACAACGCGTATCAAAATGGGTCAAACATCCAATGTATACGGCTTGGTAAAAGCTGATGGTAAGTGGTTAATGGCCGTTAAAGAAGTCAAGGTAACGCTTGGTGGTTGCGGCGGTTAA
- a CDS encoding c-type cytochrome, with translation MFKLDKFSVRLGFAALIAMTAHQALAQSGSAKFPGIGRTATPAEVAAWDIDVRPDFKGLPKGSGSVEKGQVIWEAKCASCHGTFGESNEIFTPIAGGTTKDDVKTGKVASLKDMKQPQRTTLMKVPTVSTLWDYIYRAMPWNAPRSLTPDDTYAVVAFILSLGEIVPDDFVLSDKNIAEVKMPNRNGMTTKHGFWNVKDKPDVNGSSCMHNCVPFVQIGSTLPDFARNAHNNIAEQNRMYGPYRGADTTKPPIKQLPGASGEGLAHAADTHSSASKGPAALFKNENCSACHAPNAKLVGPSIADIAKKYDGQSGAVDKLMAKVKAGGSGV, from the coding sequence ATGTTCAAGTTGGATAAATTTAGCGTCCGCTTAGGATTTGCGGCTCTCATCGCAATGACTGCGCATCAAGCCTTAGCGCAATCGGGTTCAGCCAAGTTCCCTGGCATTGGTAGAACTGCTACTCCTGCGGAAGTTGCCGCTTGGGATATCGATGTTCGCCCTGACTTTAAGGGTCTACCCAAGGGCTCTGGCTCTGTAGAAAAAGGTCAAGTTATTTGGGAGGCTAAGTGTGCAAGTTGTCACGGCACCTTTGGTGAATCAAATGAAATCTTTACGCCCATCGCTGGTGGTACCACTAAGGATGATGTCAAGACAGGTAAGGTTGCCTCATTAAAAGATATGAAGCAGCCCCAAAGAACAACCTTAATGAAGGTGCCAACGGTATCTACATTGTGGGATTACATTTACCGTGCGATGCCATGGAATGCCCCAAGATCTTTAACGCCTGATGATACCTATGCAGTTGTTGCTTTCATTCTCAGTCTTGGCGAAATTGTTCCTGATGATTTTGTGTTGAGCGATAAAAATATTGCTGAGGTCAAAATGCCAAACCGAAATGGCATGACGACCAAACATGGTTTCTGGAATGTTAAAGACAAACCAGATGTCAATGGAAGTTCTTGTATGCACAATTGCGTTCCATTTGTTCAAATTGGCTCAACATTGCCTGATTTTGCTCGTAATGCCCATAACAATATTGCAGAGCAAAACCGCATGTATGGCCCTTATAGAGGCGCAGATACAACCAAGCCTCCAATTAAGCAATTGCCTGGGGCTTCTGGTGAGGGCTTAGCTCATGCAGCAGATACCCATTCTTCTGCATCAAAAGGACCGGCAGCGCTCTTTAAAAATGAGAACTGCTCAGCCTGTCATGCGCCTAATGCGAAGTTGGTTGGCCCATCAATAGCCGATATTGCCAAGAAATATGATGGGCAGAGTGGCGCGGTGGATAAGCTCATGGCAAAGGTTAAGGCCGGCGGGTCGGGTGTATGA
- the soxC gene encoding sulfite dehydrogenase, which produces MEKPANQARLVKAPEHFISQELIADVNANGLDENRRGFLRKGFMSALGGAAAGLTTPLAMAAGEGDPAILEKQEWQTTLGKNVATMPYGVPSIYESNLIRRESPGLTRVSAASVAFTPLQGLFGTITPNGLHFERHHQGWYNLNPETHRLMVNGLVKNPRVFTMNDLMRLPSVSRTHFIECGANTGLEWGNVAVPTVQYTHGMLSCCEFTGVPLKVLLEECGANLKKGKFMLAEGGDGSGMTRTINLESCLNDTIVAWAMNGEMLRPENGFPLRLVVPGVQGVSWVKWLRRLEVGDMPWNAKDEAVHYIELMPDGSHRQYASIQECKSVITTPSGGQQLLDKGFYNVSGMAWSGRGKITRVDVSFDGGNNWRKARLEMPILTKSITRFNIDWVWDGSPAILQSRAMDDTGYIQPAIKKLRDVRGTRSIYHNNAIQSWKLDSNGEVSNVQVG; this is translated from the coding sequence ATCGAAAAGCCTGCAAATCAGGCTCGTCTCGTGAAGGCCCCCGAGCATTTTATTTCTCAGGAGCTGATAGCTGACGTTAACGCTAATGGCTTAGATGAAAATCGTCGCGGCTTTTTACGCAAGGGCTTCATGTCTGCCCTTGGCGGCGCGGCCGCGGGCCTAACTACTCCGTTGGCTATGGCTGCAGGTGAAGGTGATCCTGCAATTCTTGAAAAGCAGGAGTGGCAAACCACTCTTGGTAAGAATGTGGCAACGATGCCTTATGGTGTGCCATCCATTTATGAATCAAATCTCATTCGACGTGAGTCTCCTGGTTTGACTCGTGTATCCGCTGCCTCGGTGGCTTTTACGCCGCTACAGGGATTATTTGGAACCATTACTCCGAATGGCCTGCACTTTGAGCGTCACCATCAAGGTTGGTATAACCTCAATCCCGAAACTCATCGCCTGATGGTGAATGGTTTGGTGAAAAACCCACGCGTTTTCACCATGAACGATTTGATGAGATTGCCATCAGTTTCTCGTACTCACTTTATTGAGTGCGGTGCTAATACTGGTCTTGAATGGGGTAATGTTGCCGTACCTACTGTTCAGTACACGCACGGCATGCTTTCTTGCTGTGAGTTCACTGGCGTTCCTTTAAAAGTGTTGCTTGAAGAATGTGGCGCTAACCTCAAAAAAGGCAAGTTCATGCTTGCTGAAGGTGGTGATGGTTCTGGCATGACTCGCACCATTAACTTGGAAAGCTGTTTAAACGACACTATCGTGGCTTGGGCGATGAACGGTGAGATGTTACGCCCTGAAAATGGTTTTCCGTTACGTTTAGTGGTTCCTGGTGTTCAAGGTGTTAGTTGGGTGAAATGGTTGCGTCGCCTTGAAGTAGGTGATATGCCATGGAATGCGAAGGATGAGGCAGTTCACTATATTGAACTGATGCCGGATGGATCGCACCGTCAATATGCATCGATTCAAGAATGTAAATCAGTTATCACAACACCGTCTGGTGGTCAGCAGTTGCTGGATAAAGGCTTCTACAACGTGAGTGGCATGGCATGGTCTGGCCGTGGAAAAATCACCCGTGTAGACGTTTCGTTTGATGGTGGCAATAACTGGCGTAAGGCTCGTTTGGAGATGCCGATTCTGACGAAGTCAATTACTCGATTCAATATCGATTGGGTATGGGATGGCTCTCCAGCTATCCTGCAATCGAGGGCTATGGACGATACGGGATACATTCAACCTGCCATTAAAAAGTTGCGTGATGTCCGTGGAACTCGTTCCATCTATCACAACAATGCAATTCAGTCATGGAAATTGGATTCAAACGGCGAGGTGAGCAATGTTCAAGTTGGATAA
- a CDS encoding ArsR/SmtB family transcription factor, protein MNIKSKVKKATKDLSPQAMEKVFAHVAEYFSVLSEPSRLRIMYAVCSGEKSVSEVVELCGSSQANVSRHLSALHKAGILLRRKEGTTVFYSIADNATVEMCQTVCAKIAESLH, encoded by the coding sequence GTGAATATCAAATCAAAAGTTAAAAAAGCCACCAAAGATCTTTCTCCACAAGCGATGGAAAAAGTATTTGCACACGTTGCTGAATATTTCAGCGTTCTTTCAGAGCCATCACGCCTACGCATCATGTATGCGGTGTGCAGTGGCGAAAAGTCTGTTTCTGAGGTTGTTGAGTTATGCGGCTCTAGTCAAGCTAATGTATCGCGGCACCTTTCCGCACTTCATAAAGCGGGAATTTTGCTCAGACGTAAAGAGGGAACAACCGTTTTTTACTCTATCGCAGATAACGCAACCGTAGAGATGTGTCAGACGGTGTGCGCGAAGATTGCTGAGAGTCTGCATTAA
- a CDS encoding molybdate ABC transporter permease subunit: MFSFTGILIASLIVNIPFAIQPIQRAFEAINPEIREAAQVSGLSDWQIFRLIELPLSWRGITGAAALTFAHTLGEFGVVLMVGGTIPRETKTASIAIYDKVQSFDTAGAGSIALVLLGTSLVCIALSYGIFGGNPNRRRGLN, translated from the coding sequence GTGTTTTCATTCACGGGCATCCTCATAGCCTCACTCATTGTGAATATCCCCTTTGCTATTCAACCCATTCAAAGGGCGTTTGAGGCAATTAACCCTGAAATCAGAGAAGCTGCTCAGGTGAGCGGTCTGAGTGATTGGCAGATCTTTCGTCTAATAGAGCTGCCACTATCTTGGCGGGGAATAACGGGTGCAGCCGCCCTCACCTTTGCCCATACCTTGGGAGAATTTGGCGTTGTCCTCATGGTTGGCGGCACCATTCCAAGGGAGACCAAAACAGCCTCAATTGCAATTTATGACAAGGTTCAGAGCTTTGATACTGCTGGTGCTGGCTCTATAGCGCTTGTTCTCCTGGGTACCTCACTGGTATGCATAGCGCTTTCCTATGGAATATTTGGTGGCAACCCAAATCGGCGCAGAGGGCTTAATTGA
- a CDS encoding ABC transporter ATP-binding protein, with protein sequence MLKVKITQINPSPLQISLECAPGELHALVGPSGSGKTTVLRSIAGLNKTVSGKIECNGEVWLESDHLGTIIKQLSPAERSCGFLFQQYALFPHLSAIDNVAIPLQNSGLSKSERKGIGMNLLDRMGIASLSGRMPHQLSGGQQQRVALARALARKPKALLLDEPFSAIDAPTRQGLYKTLAELRTDLNIPMILVTHDLREADLLADRITVIDQGISLQTAAPQTLFQKPRNSRVAELVGISNMFHGVFDSGNLSWDGCNKNFMVADKGKIPPKVRVAWVIPQSGLSVHNNASIGSVSVIAEKMSSLGQIAVIQLRIQDSENMIEWEASSAEVRGLGMVVGSQMHLELDGNQIHIMPLRPINDPRRFIEHQ encoded by the coding sequence ATGTTGAAGGTAAAGATTACCCAGATCAACCCAAGCCCACTACAAATAAGCCTGGAGTGTGCTCCAGGTGAATTGCATGCTTTAGTAGGCCCCTCCGGAAGTGGCAAAACTACAGTCCTCAGATCTATTGCCGGCCTAAACAAAACAGTCAGCGGAAAAATTGAGTGCAATGGTGAGGTGTGGCTTGAAAGTGATCATCTGGGAACAATAATTAAACAACTATCTCCAGCAGAACGTTCATGCGGCTTCTTATTTCAGCAGTACGCTCTTTTCCCACATCTCAGCGCAATCGATAATGTAGCAATCCCTTTGCAAAATTCCGGCCTCAGCAAATCAGAACGCAAAGGTATTGGAATGAATTTATTAGATCGTATGGGTATCGCCAGTCTTTCTGGGCGTATGCCTCATCAGCTATCCGGCGGACAACAACAACGTGTTGCCCTGGCCCGAGCATTAGCCCGAAAACCTAAAGCCTTACTGCTCGATGAGCCATTTTCAGCCATTGATGCACCAACACGCCAGGGTCTTTATAAAACATTAGCAGAGCTAAGAACAGACTTAAATATCCCCATGATCTTGGTGACACATGACTTGCGTGAGGCTGATTTATTAGCCGACAGAATTACCGTCATAGATCAAGGCATTAGTTTGCAAACTGCCGCCCCACAAACTCTTTTCCAAAAGCCCAGAAATTCTCGGGTTGCTGAATTGGTTGGTATCAGCAATATGTTTCATGGCGTATTCGACTCGGGTAACTTGAGTTGGGACGGCTGCAATAAGAACTTTATGGTTGCCGATAAAGGCAAGATTCCACCTAAAGTGCGTGTAGCTTGGGTTATTCCTCAAAGTGGATTGAGCGTACATAACAACGCAAGCATTGGCAGTGTGTCAGTGATAGCTGAAAAGATGAGCAGCCTTGGTCAAATTGCAGTTATTCAATTGAGAATTCAAGATAGTGAAAACATGATTGAATGGGAAGCTTCTTCTGCAGAGGTAAGAGGGCTAGGAATGGTTGTTGGCAGTCAAATGCATCTTGAGCTTGATGGCAATCAAATTCACATTATGCCTTTGCGTCCGATTAATGATCCACGACGATTTATTGAGCATCAGTGA